A portion of the Bacteroides faecium genome contains these proteins:
- a CDS encoding MgtC/SapB family protein, which produces MEQLYNYVPRELVTFILVTLFSLLIGLSQRRISLKREGETTLFGTDRTFTFIGILGYLLYILDPTDMRLFMGGGAVLGLLLGLNYYVKQSQFHVFGVTTIIIALITYCMAPIVATQPSWFYVMVIVTVLLLTELKHTFTEFAQRMKNDEMITLAKFLAISGIILPMLPNKNLIPDINLTPYSIWLATVVVSGISYLSYLLKRYVFHESGTLVSGIIGGLYSSTATISVLARKSRKASAEEATEYVAAMLLAISMMFLRFMILILIFSREIFLTIYPYLLIMSVVAAVVGWFIHSRQKRPEGQPATEDDDDSSNPLEFKVALIFAVLFVVFTILTHYTLVYAGTGGLNLLSFVSGFSDITPFILNLLQNTGSVAVLIITACSMQAIISNILVNMLYALFFAGKGSKLRPWILGGFGVVIGCNLVLLLFFYL; this is translated from the coding sequence ATGGAACAGTTGTACAATTATGTGCCGCGGGAATTGGTCACTTTTATTCTGGTGACCTTGTTTTCTTTATTAATCGGACTCTCACAGCGTCGGATTAGCTTGAAGCGTGAGGGAGAAACTACTCTTTTCGGAACCGACCGTACTTTTACTTTTATAGGTATATTGGGATATTTGCTCTATATACTGGATCCTACGGACATGCGTTTGTTTATGGGTGGCGGTGCAGTGCTGGGTTTACTGCTGGGGTTGAACTATTATGTAAAGCAATCCCAATTCCATGTCTTTGGCGTTACCACTATTATCATTGCCTTGATTACTTATTGTATGGCTCCTATCGTAGCCACCCAGCCTTCCTGGTTCTACGTTATGGTAATAGTAACAGTGCTTCTATTGACTGAGCTCAAACATACCTTTACCGAATTTGCCCAACGAATGAAGAACGACGAAATGATTACGTTGGCGAAGTTCCTGGCTATCAGTGGTATTATATTACCAATGCTTCCAAACAAGAATTTGATTCCCGATATAAATCTGACTCCTTATTCTATCTGGCTGGCAACAGTCGTGGTATCCGGTATCTCCTATCTTTCATACTTGTTGAAGCGGTATGTGTTCCATGAATCCGGAACTTTAGTATCAGGTATTATTGGTGGATTGTACAGCAGTACGGCCACTATCTCTGTACTCGCCCGTAAGAGCCGGAAAGCTTCGGCGGAGGAAGCTACGGAATACGTTGCTGCCATGTTATTGGCTATTAGCATGATGTTCCTGCGTTTTATGATACTAATACTTATCTTTAGCAGAGAAATCTTCCTTACCATTTATCCGTATCTGTTGATTATGTCGGTAGTGGCTGCTGTTGTGGGATGGTTTATTCATTCCCGGCAAAAACGCCCGGAAGGTCAGCCTGCTACAGAAGACGATGATGATAGTAGTAATCCGTTGGAATTCAAAGTGGCATTAATTTTTGCCGTACTTTTTGTAGTCTTTACTATTCTGACTCATTATACATTGGTCTATGCCGGTACAGGCGGACTGAATCTTCTTTCTTTTGTATCCGGCTTTAGTGATATCACTCCTTTTATATTAAACCTGTTGCAGAATACGGGTAGTGTTGCCGTACTGATTATTACTGCTTGTAGTATGCAGGCTATTATCAGTAATATACTGGTAAACATGCTTTATGCACTGTTTTTTGCAGGAAAGGGAAGTAAGCTCCGTCCCTGGATTTTGGGAGGATTCGGAGTGGTGATTGGCTGCAATCTTGTTTTGTTACTGTTCTTTTATCTTTAA
- a CDS encoding DUF3575 domain-containing protein, which produces MRKKAVENKDSIMPFKSRLAFKTNAVDWLVLLPNITAEFDLFGSPYKHYTLSLGIKGNWSTSQNYKPSIVYNLFDTRLEFRNYFRTTQRNFHHLDSASFFQRLKEEVFTIKRFHPRYWRAYYWGVYADYANYNFKFGKRGMQGSALGLGVSGGFSIPLYGYRDNFVDLELGASVGFVYTKYDAYRHDEESNCYPRLPEKSKGGHLVPFPVVSDLRVAFVYRFSTSVKNKYKLIDYDKINARAEAKRQKQLRRDSIGEARTKIKELKKLQKDSLDLAKDSLSQIKDSLKKQDKLMKDSLEQVRKLDKEQAKLMKDSLEQVQKLEKEQAKLMKDSLENVAKEEKKRSKEKKKDKRIEEGVETPEIKEQSPDEQQPVQEKQSTEPESSDPQAVTPPSSGSREDNPETTNMGGEE; this is translated from the coding sequence ATGCGTAAAAAGGCAGTAGAGAACAAAGATTCAATCATGCCTTTCAAGTCTCGGCTGGCATTTAAGACAAATGCGGTCGATTGGCTTGTGTTATTACCTAATATTACTGCCGAATTCGATCTATTCGGCTCTCCTTATAAACATTACACATTGAGTCTTGGCATAAAAGGTAATTGGAGTACCTCTCAAAATTACAAGCCAAGTATTGTTTATAATCTGTTCGATACTCGCTTGGAGTTTCGGAACTACTTTCGTACTACTCAGCGAAACTTCCATCATTTGGACTCAGCCAGTTTTTTTCAGCGTTTAAAAGAAGAGGTGTTTACAATCAAACGTTTCCATCCCCGTTATTGGCGTGCCTACTATTGGGGAGTATATGCCGATTACGCTAACTATAATTTTAAGTTCGGCAAGCGTGGTATGCAGGGTTCTGCTTTGGGACTTGGTGTATCGGGAGGGTTTAGTATTCCTTTATACGGCTATCGTGACAATTTTGTAGATTTGGAATTAGGTGCTAGTGTAGGATTTGTATATACTAAATATGATGCTTATCGGCATGATGAAGAAAGTAATTGTTATCCCCGTTTGCCTGAAAAGAGCAAGGGTGGGCATTTGGTTCCATTCCCGGTCGTTAGTGACTTGCGTGTGGCATTTGTCTATCGTTTTTCGACTTCTGTCAAGAACAAATATAAGTTGATAGATTACGATAAAATCAATGCGCGTGCGGAAGCTAAACGACAAAAGCAGTTGCGACGTGACTCTATTGGTGAGGCCAGGACAAAGATTAAAGAACTGAAAAAGCTACAGAAAGATTCTTTGGATTTGGCTAAGGACTCTTTATCGCAAATAAAGGATTCGCTAAAGAAGCAGGACAAATTAATGAAAGATTCTTTGGAACAAGTCCGTAAGCTTGACAAAGAGCAGGCTAAGTTGATGAAGGACTCTTTGGAACAAGTTCAAAAACTAGAGAAAGAACAGGCCAAGCTAATGAAAGACTCTTTGGAGAATGTTGCCAAAGAAGAAAAGAAGCGTTCGAAAGAAAAGAAAAAAGATAAAAGAATAGAAGAAGGTGTGGAAACACCGGAGATAAAAGAACAATCCCCAGATGAACAGCAACCTGTTCAGGAGAAGCAGTCTACGGAGCCAGAGTCGTCTGATCCGCAGGCTGTGACTCCACCATCTTCAGGAAGTCGGGAGGATAATCCGGAAACTACAAATATGGGAGGTGAAGAATGA